The nucleotide sequence GCGCCTGCAGCAGGAAGGACGAGAAGTCCGAGGTGTTGAGCGGATGCTTGACGCCGCCGATCACCTTGCCGCCATTGGCGGTGACCACCGCCGTGGTGTCGCGCTCCAGCGCGGCGCCGAAGGCGTAGTCCGCCGTCAGGAAGAACCAGCTCGTGCCGCCCGCCTTGACCAGGGCCTGGCCAGTGGTGTGGGCGAGCATGTAGGTGTCGTAGGTCCAGTGCACGGTGTTCGGCGAGCACTGTGCATTGGTGAGGTCGGAGGTCGCCGCGCCCGAATTGATGTAGACGCCGTTCTTCTCCTTGACGACGTTGTTCACCGCCAGCGCCACGCCGGAGTTCGGCACGTCGACGATGATGTCGACCTTGTCGACGTCGAACCACTGCCGGGCGATCGAGGTCCCGATATCAGGCTTGTTCTGGTGGTCGCCGGTGACCACGTCGATCTTCCAGCCCTTCGCGGTGAGCCCGGAATCCTCGATCGCCATCTGCGTCGCCAAGGTCGAGCCGGGCCCGCCGAGATCGGAGTACAGGCCGGACTGATCGGACAGCGCGCCGATCTTGACGGTCTTGTCGCCCGCGAAGGCGATGCTGCCAGTGGCGAGCGTGAGTGCCGTGCCCAGCAGCAATGACGCGATGAATTTGTTCTTCATGTCCAACTTTCCAAAATTCCAAGAAACAGTCGCGGCGCCGGTCAGACGCCGAGATAAGTATGCAGCTTGTCCATGTTGGCGGACAGATCGGCATTGGCGAAGCCGTCGATGACCTTGCCGTGCTCGACGACGTAGTAGCGATCGGCGACGGTCGAGGCGAAACGGAAGTTCTGCTCGACGAGGAGGATCGTAAACCCCTCCTTCTTCAGCCGCGCGATGGTGTGGCCGATCTGCTGGATGATGACGGGCGCGAGACCTTCGGTCGGCTCGTCCAGCATCAGGAAGCTCGCACCCGTACGCAGGATGCGCGCGATCGCCAGCATCTGCTGTTCGCCGCCGGAGAGCTTGGTGCCCTGGCTCTTCAGCCGCTCTTTCAAATTGGGAAACAGCTCGAAGATCTGGTCGAGCGAAAGCCCACCCGGCCGCACCACCGGCGGCAGCAGCAGGTTCTCGCGCACATCCAGGCTGGCGAAGATGCCGCGCTCCTCCGGACACAGCGCGATGCCGAGGCGCGCGATCTTGTCCGAGGTCATGCGGATCAGCTCGCGGCCATTGAAAGCGACCGAGCCGCTGCGCTTGCCGATGATCCCCATGATGGACTTCAAGGTCGTGGTCTTGCCGGCGCCGTTGCGCCCGAGCAAGGTGACGACCTCGCCGGCATTCACGTGGAAGTTCATGCCGTGGAGAATGTGGGACTCGCCGTACCAGCTCTCGAGATTCTTGACGTCGAGAATGGTGTTCGTCGCAGCCGCCTGCCCGGGTTTGTTGGCCGTCATCACCTCAGGCATGTCCGGCTCCCAGATAGGCTTCCTTGACGCGCTCATCCTTGGAGAGCTCGGAATATGGTCCCTCGGTCAGCACCTGCCCGCGCGTCAGCACCGTGATGGTGTCGGAGAGGTTGGCGACGACGCTGAGATTATGCTCGACCATCAGGATCGTGTACTTGGCCGAGATCCGCTTGATCAGGGCGGCGATCTTGTCGATGTCCTCATGGCCCATGCCGGCCATCGGCTCGTCCAGCAGCATCATCTCCGGATCGAGCGCGAGTGTGGTCGCGATCTCCAGCGCACGCTTGCGTCCATAGGGCATTTCGACAGCCGGAATATTGGCGAATTCGCTCAAGCCGACATCGTTGAGCAACTCCAGCGCCCGACCGTTGAAGCGGTTCAGCACGCTTTTGGAGCGCCAGAAATCGAACGACGAGCCATGCTGCCGCTGCAGCGCGACGCGGACGTTCTCCAGCGCGGTGAGATGCGGAAACACTGCCGAGATCTGGAACGAACGGACCAGGCCAAGGCGCGCCACGTCGGCCGGCGCGACAGCCGTAATGTCCTGCCCCTTATAGAGAATCTTGCCGGCCGAGGGCCGCAGGAACTTGGTCAGGAGATTGAAGCACGTCGTCTTGCCGGCCCCGTTCGGGCCGATCAGCGCGTGAATGGTGCCCCGGCGGATCTTGAGCGAAACATCGCGAACGGCAAAAAATCCCGCGAATTCCTTCGTCAATCCGTGGGTCTCGAGAATGAACTCGTCAGCCAAACAGATTCCCCCCGAGCCGGCGCGTGTCGCGGCCGGCCCTCGCTTCTTCCTGTACGGCGGCTCTACTGGAGGGCTCGAACGTATCAGCGTCGCCCTCCGCGACCGCTTCGGGCCGGAATATGCCGTCAAACGAGGGAGTTAAGCAAGGCGGAAAGCTGGGCAAACGGCCCGCGAGGCGATCGATGAACCTCGCGTTGATTCGGCTGTGGCCTACTCGCAGACATAGAGTAACGGACCACCGCCGTTTGCTTCGCCTGGGCTCGCGCCCGCGGATGTCGCGAGCGCGACGATGGGAACAGCCGAGTTGCTATTTGGCGACCTTCACTTCGGTCGCGTAGACGTCCGGCTTGAAGCCAACCACGCGCTTGGCTCCGAGATCGAGCACCGGGCGCTTGATCATCGAGGGCTGCGCCAGCATCAGCGCGATCGCCTTGCTCTCGGAGAGTCCCTCCTTGTCCGCATCGGGCAGTTTCTTGAACGTCGTCCCGGCGCGATTGAGCAAAACCTCCCAACCCACCTCGTCGCTCCAGGCCTTCAACGTCGCCTTGTCGATTCCCGCCGTCTTGTAGTCGTGGAAGTCGTAGACCACGCCGTGCTCATCGAGCCAGGCACGCGCCTTCTTCATCGTGTCGCAGTTCTTGATTCCGTAGATCGTGATGCTCATGCCACTCGTCCTCAACCCATCGTGTGCGCCTGCAGCGAATGTCTCATGTTGCGACAATCCACCTCGCATTTTGCAGTGCGATTCACCTGCTTTTGATGCGCAAACGCCGTTCGTTCCGCCGTCGGAATTCATACGGACCTTTGCCATGAAAGTGTCGGCTGAGCATTACATTTTCTTCGCATCCCCGGCGTATCTGGCGCGCGAACAGGAGACTGCGAATGGGCAAGATCATGGTGCGTTGTCCGCAGACCGGCCGCAGCATCGAGACAGGAATGGAAATGGATGCCGCGCGCTTTCAGCGCATGCCCGTGTTCTTCTCGCGCGCCTACTGCCCGCACTGCCGAACCTATCACGAATGGTTCGCCGCCCATGCCTGGGTCGAGGAGATCAGCGATCGCGAGGACATCGCGCTGGCCTGAGCGTGAGATGGGCGATGACGCGAT is from Bradyrhizobium sp. ORS 285 and encodes:
- a CDS encoding ABC transporter ATP-binding protein is translated as MADEFILETHGLTKEFAGFFAVRDVSLKIRRGTIHALIGPNGAGKTTCFNLLTKFLRPSAGKILYKGQDITAVAPADVARLGLVRSFQISAVFPHLTALENVRVALQRQHGSSFDFWRSKSVLNRFNGRALELLNDVGLSEFANIPAVEMPYGRKRALEIATTLALDPEMMLLDEPMAGMGHEDIDKIAALIKRISAKYTILMVEHNLSVVANLSDTITVLTRGQVLTEGPYSELSKDERVKEAYLGAGHA
- a CDS encoding ABC transporter ATP-binding protein yields the protein MPEVMTANKPGQAAATNTILDVKNLESWYGESHILHGMNFHVNAGEVVTLLGRNGAGKTTTLKSIMGIIGKRSGSVAFNGRELIRMTSDKIARLGIALCPEERGIFASLDVRENLLLPPVVRPGGLSLDQIFELFPNLKERLKSQGTKLSGGEQQMLAIARILRTGASFLMLDEPTEGLAPVIIQQIGHTIARLKKEGFTILLVEQNFRFASTVADRYYVVEHGKVIDGFANADLSANMDKLHTYLGV
- a CDS encoding ABC transporter substrate-binding protein, with amino-acid sequence MKNKFIASLLLGTALTLATGSIAFAGDKTVKIGALSDQSGLYSDLGGPGSTLATQMAIEDSGLTAKGWKIDVVTGDHQNKPDIGTSIARQWFDVDKVDIIVDVPNSGVALAVNNVVKEKNGVYINSGAATSDLTNAQCSPNTVHWTYDTYMLAHTTGQALVKAGGTSWFFLTADYAFGAALERDTTAVVTANGGKVIGGVKHPLNTSDFSSFLLQAQSSGAKVIGLANAGGDTTNSIKQAAEFGITKGGQKLAALLLFLTDVKSIGLDIAQGLNFTETFYWDMNDQTRAFSDRFAKRMKNGAPPTMVQAGVYAGLLHYFKALEALGENPHDGVKIVDKMKSIPTEDALFGKGEIQPNGRTIHTAYLFEVKKPSESKSPWDLYKLVGSVPGDQAFTPLDKSACALLKK
- a CDS encoding ArsC family reductase — protein: MSITIYGIKNCDTMKKARAWLDEHGVVYDFHDYKTAGIDKATLKAWSDEVGWEVLLNRAGTTFKKLPDADKEGLSESKAIALMLAQPSMIKRPVLDLGAKRVVGFKPDVYATEVKVAK